From the Excalfactoria chinensis isolate bCotChi1 chromosome 1, bCotChi1.hap2, whole genome shotgun sequence genome, one window contains:
- the HGD gene encoding homogentisate 1,2-dioxygenase: MTSLKYMSGFGNEHASEDPRCPGALPEGQNNPQVCPYGLYAEQLSGSAFTCPRASNRRSWLYRILPSVCHKPFQPLHESHLTHHWDDVEPDPNQLRWKPFEIPKASQNKLDFVSGLHTLCGAGEPRGRNGIAIHIFVCNTSMLDRCLYNSDGDFLIVPQQGKLLITTEFGKMLVEPNEICVIQQGMRFSVEVFGETRGYILEVYGAHFELPDLGPIGANGLANPRDFLVPVAWYEDRRIPGGYTVISKYQGKLFAAQQEFSPFNVVAWHGNYTPYKYHLENFMVINSVAFDHADPSIFTVLTAKSTRPGVAIADFVIFPPRWGVANNTFRPPYYHRNCMSEFMGLIKGHYEAKEEGFQPGGASLHSMMTPHGPDADCFEKASKAKLEPERVAEGTMAFMFESSLSMAVTDWGLKTSNRLDKNYYKCWEPLKSHFNPNCK; this comes from the exons ATGACAAGCTTGAAG TACATGTCAGGATTTGGAAATGAACACGCTTCGGAGGACCCACGCTGTCCAGGAGCTCTACCAGAGGGACAG AACAACCCACAGGTCTGCCCCTATGGCCTCTACGCGGAGCAGCTCTCAGGCTCAGCCTTCACCTGTCCCCGGGCCAGCAACAGGAGGAG CTGGCTCTATCGGATCCTGCCCTCCGTCTGCCACAAGCCCTTTCAGCCTCTGCACGAGAGCCACCTGACACACCACTGGGATGATGTGGAGCCTGACCCCAACCAG CTGAGATGGAAGCCCTTTGAGATCCCAAAAGCCTCCCAGAACAAGCTGGACTTTGTGAGC GGACTGCACACTTTGTGCGGAGCCGGAGAGCCCCGAGGACGCAACGGTATCGCCATCCACATCTTCGTCTGCAACACCTCCATGCTTGACAG aTGCCTTTATAATTCAGATGGTGACTTCCTGATTG TGCCCCAGCAAGGAAAGCTTCTCATCACAACTGAGTTTGGGAAGATGCTAGTGGAGCCCAATGAAATCTGTGTTATCCAG caaGGAATGCGTTTTAGCGTGGAGGTGTTTGGAGAGACCAGAGGCTACATCCTGGAAGTGTACGGGGCACACTTTGAGCTACCTGACCTGGGACCCATTG gagCCAACGGCCTGGCGAACCCACGTGACTTCTTGGTGCCAGTAGCGTGGTATGAGGACCGGAGAATTCCAGGGGGCTACACAGTTATCAGCAAGTACCAGGGCAAGCTGTTTGCAGCCCAGCAG GAATTCTCCCCCTTCAACGTTGTAGCCTGGCATGGGAACTACACACCATACAAATACCATCTGGAAAACTTTATGGTCATTAATTCTGTCGCTTTTGACCATGCG gatccATCTATCTTTACCGTCTTGACAGCCAAGTCGACCCGTCCTGGAGTGGCAATCGCTGACTTTGTCATATTCCCCCCACGATGGGGGGTTGCCAACAACACCTTCCGGCCACCTTACTACCACA GGAACTGCATGAGTGAGTTCATGGGGCTCATCAAAGGCCAttatgaagcaaaggaggaGGGCTTCCAGCCTGGAGGGGCCAGCTTGCACAGCATGATGACTCCACATGGACCAGATGCTGACTGTTTTGAGAAGGCAAGCAAAGCCAAGTTGGAGCCTGAGAGAGTTGCAGAAGGGACTATG GCCTTCATGTTTGAATCTTCCCTCAGTATGGCTGTAACTGACTGGGGCCTCAAAACCTCCAACCGCCTAGATAAAAACTACTACAAGTGCTGGGAACCTCTGAAAAGCCACTTCAACCCTAACTGCAAGTAA
- the NDUFB4 gene encoding NADH dehydrogenase [ubiquinone] 1 beta subcomplex subunit 4 — MASRPPRTAAEEYRPNRYVSLPPELDPATYDASPEKRRAEAERLAIRARLKRQYLLQLNNPKPPAVIEDPALLRWDYARTHHVYPNFRPTPKTSFLGVVFAIGPILFWMAAFKTERDYKEKLIREGKYERPFSVF; from the exons ATGGCGTCGAGGCCGCCTCGCACAGCGGCTGAAGAGTACCGGCCCAACCGCTACGTTTCGCTGCCGCCCGAGCTCGACCCCGCCACTTATGACGCGTCGCCGGAGAAGCGCCGTGCTGAGGCCGAGCGCTTGGCCATCCGTGCCCGGCTTAAGCGGCAGTacctgctgcagctgaacaaCCCGAAGCCGCCGGCCGTCATC GAAGATCCTGCCTTGCTGCGCTGGGACTATGCCAGGACGCACCATGTGTACCCCAATTTCCGCCCGACACCCAAGACGTCCTTCCTAGGAGTTGTATTTGCGATAGGCCCTATCCTCTTCTGGATGGCTGCCTTTAAAACTGAGAGG GATTATAAAGAGAAGCTTATCCGAGAAGGTAAATACGAGCGGCCATTCAGTGTTTTTTAG